A window of the Pyrodictium abyssi genome harbors these coding sequences:
- a CDS encoding YbhB/YbcL family Raf kinase inhibitor-like protein, which translates to MILFRRHRDYLVRSGSQFTLVSPAFNDGERIPQRHTCDGEDVSPALEWSGAPASTASYALIVYDPDAPRGTFVHWVIYDIPRDLAALPEGVPGDPVVEGLGLQGLNDFGKYGYGGPCPPRGDRPHRYVFALHALDVETLGLEPGARADEVLERMKGHVIGYAMLTGTYSR; encoded by the coding sequence ATGATCCTCTTTCGCCGCCACCGGGACTACCTCGTGAGGAGTGGCTCCCAGTTCACCCTAGTCTCGCCCGCGTTCAACGACGGCGAAAGGATACCGCAGCGCCATACCTGCGACGGCGAGGACGTATCACCAGCCCTCGAGTGGAGCGGAGCCCCCGCCTCCACCGCAAGCTACGCTCTCATCGTCTATGACCCGGATGCGCCGCGGGGCACTTTCGTCCACTGGGTCATATACGACATCCCCCGCGACTTGGCCGCGCTCCCCGAGGGCGTCCCCGGGGACCCTGTTGTCGAGGGCCTCGGGCTCCAAGGCCTCAACGACTTCGGCAAGTACGGCTACGGGGGCCCCTGTCCGCCGCGCGGCGACCGCCCACACCGCTACGTGTTCGCGCTCCACGCGCTCGACGTGGAGACCCTCGGCCTGGAGCCGGGAGCCCGGGCGGACGAGGTCCTCGAGCGCATGAAGGGGCATGTCATAGGCTACGCTATGTTGACCGGGACGTACTCCAGGTAG
- a CDS encoding molybdenum cofactor synthesis domain-containing protein, whose protein sequence is MARWGLVVTSDRVKENPDQDETTPMLRRLLEEHGHELVYAAIAGNDPVEILYHVAAALHRGAEVVLVTGGTGPNPHDISADLVSRICDRILPGVGEEFRRRSLEQGVANAVLSRALACSFRDRLLAVSPGNPGAARLMAELLLGVVDHALHQLRGHRHEHHKHHGHGAGGHGEHRQ, encoded by the coding sequence TTGGCTCGCTGGGGTCTAGTTGTCACGAGCGATCGGGTCAAGGAGAACCCGGATCAGGACGAGACGACCCCGATGCTGAGGAGGCTCCTCGAGGAGCACGGCCACGAGCTGGTATACGCCGCTATCGCGGGGAACGACCCGGTCGAGATACTCTACCACGTCGCGGCAGCGCTGCACAGAGGCGCAGAGGTTGTGCTGGTCACCGGTGGCACTGGGCCGAACCCCCACGACATCTCGGCCGACCTTGTCTCGAGGATTTGTGACCGCATACTGCCCGGCGTGGGGGAGGAGTTCCGCCGACGCAGCCTAGAGCAGGGAGTCGCCAACGCTGTGCTTAGCCGCGCGCTCGCCTGTAGCTTCCGCGACCGGCTGCTAGCAGTGAGCCCCGGGAACCCCGGGGCGGCGCGCCTCATGGCGGAGCTGCTACTGGGGGTAGTGGATCACGCGCTCCACCAGCTCCGCGGCCACCGCCACGAGCACCATAAGCACCACGGGCACGGCGCCGGCGGTCACGGTGAGCACAGACAGTAG
- a CDS encoding amidohydrolase, protein MGGEPLLLRCHLLLPCAGCSPLRDTAVYAEDGRIAYVGGSPPSGAKSGLVIDCPRHSVALPCFYNAHTHAAMTLLRGFHDDSELHEWLARMWFVEKRLTPSVIYHASRLALVEMVSTGTCGFIDMYFEPGATARAARELGVRARLGPVIMGDVDPHQAVEEARRFARSLEGDPLLGGVINVHSVYAAPLEAVAEGYRAAEELGVPFHIHVSETRREVYEARKKHRKFPVELLESLGALGPRSVLVHAGWIASWELDAVRRARATLVHCPTSNMKLATAGHFPLYEAMEKGVNVALGTDGPASNNSLDMLREAKTGLLLQRHSYWDTRVKARHLLEAATRGGARAMGLDRAGAIEPGAPADMAVLDLSRPWSLPLRPDNLASAILYAATGSDTIYTIVAGNPVYTPENRDRLWSLAEQSAQELNRFLEDIGPGRDPTPPCSPRNACKQG, encoded by the coding sequence TTGGGCGGGGAGCCGCTCCTACTACGATGCCACCTGCTACTCCCCTGCGCCGGGTGCAGCCCCCTCCGCGACACGGCCGTCTACGCCGAGGACGGCAGGATAGCGTACGTCGGCGGCAGTCCCCCCAGCGGGGCCAAGTCCGGCCTAGTCATCGACTGCCCACGCCACAGCGTCGCACTGCCCTGCTTCTACAACGCGCACACCCACGCCGCCATGACGCTGCTCCGTGGCTTCCACGATGACAGCGAGCTACACGAGTGGCTCGCAAGGATGTGGTTTGTCGAGAAGAGGCTCACGCCCAGCGTGATCTACCACGCATCGAGGCTAGCCCTTGTCGAGATGGTCTCGACCGGGACCTGCGGCTTCATAGACATGTACTTCGAGCCCGGGGCCACGGCCAGGGCTGCCCGGGAGCTCGGCGTACGCGCGCGGCTAGGCCCAGTGATAATGGGCGACGTGGACCCCCACCAGGCGGTGGAGGAGGCCCGGCGGTTCGCCCGGAGCCTAGAAGGCGACCCCCTCCTCGGGGGCGTGATCAACGTCCACAGCGTCTACGCGGCGCCCCTCGAAGCCGTCGCGGAGGGCTACCGGGCCGCAGAGGAGCTGGGGGTGCCATTCCACATACACGTCTCCGAGACCAGGAGAGAGGTCTACGAGGCCCGGAAGAAGCACAGAAAGTTCCCCGTCGAGCTCCTGGAGAGCCTGGGCGCCCTCGGGCCCCGCTCGGTGCTAGTCCACGCCGGGTGGATAGCGAGCTGGGAGCTCGACGCAGTCCGCCGGGCCCGGGCCACCCTAGTACACTGCCCCACTAGTAACATGAAGCTAGCCACAGCCGGCCACTTCCCCCTATACGAGGCGATGGAGAAGGGGGTGAACGTCGCCCTCGGCACCGACGGCCCAGCCTCGAACAACAGCCTGGACATGCTGAGGGAGGCCAAGACGGGGCTACTACTGCAGAGGCACAGCTACTGGGACACCCGGGTCAAGGCAAGACACCTCCTAGAAGCAGCGACCCGGGGAGGAGCACGCGCCATGGGCCTAGACCGGGCCGGAGCCATAGAGCCCGGAGCCCCTGCTGACATGGCTGTGCTGGACCTCTCTAGGCCCTGGAGCCTCCCCCTCCGCCCAGACAACCTCGCCTCAGCCATACTATACGCCGCGACCGGGAGCGACACCATCTACACCATAGTAGCCGGCAACCCGGTCTACACGCCCGAGAACCGGGACAGGCTCTGGAGCCTCGCAGAACAGAGCGCACAGGAGCTAAACAGGTTCCTAGAAGACATAGGCCCGGGGAGGGACCCCACACCGCCATGCAGCCCACGAAACGCGTGCAAACAGGGCTAG
- a CDS encoding ATP-binding cassette domain-containing protein has translation MEGITVQGLTKRYGEVVALDSVSFSIDGGSILGIIGPNGAGKTTLIRILSCLLRPDSGYAAIHGHRIPPCSDSVRRLFALLPQEVRAHFYTLTPLDYIYHYLRMRGYPREEARARARGGGRGVRDTVP, from the coding sequence GTGGAGGGGATAACAGTCCAGGGTCTTACGAAGAGGTATGGGGAGGTCGTTGCACTCGACTCGGTGAGCTTCTCCATAGATGGGGGCAGCATCCTAGGGATAATCGGCCCCAATGGGGCCGGTAAGACAACGCTTATCAGGATACTCAGCTGCCTACTCCGGCCCGACAGCGGCTACGCAGCGATACATGGCCACCGGATCCCGCCGTGCAGTGATAGCGTGAGGAGGCTCTTCGCGCTTCTACCCCAGGAGGTAAGAGCCCACTTCTACACGCTGACGCCCCTCGATTACATATACCACTATCTCCGCATGAGGGGCTACCCGAGAGAGGAGGCAAGAGCCCGGGCCAGGGGAGGCGGTCGAGGAGTTCGGGATACAGTACCATGA
- a CDS encoding type II toxin-antitoxin system VapC family toxin — protein MYGLVICLDTNILYNYMLKTELTEKAKNILKSYAHEDFAITTTVLNELIYIVLAKVTGKRGYTLRRYVKTRGYPSEIIDKVITALEQLEIAVLPDVTDPRLVLETARSYRLLPADAMIALTCRHHRIDVIATFDEDFKRVSWLKVVP, from the coding sequence ATGTATGGACTAGTAATATGCCTTGACACGAACATTCTCTACAACTACATGCTCAAGACCGAACTCACGGAGAAAGCCAAGAACATCCTTAAAAGCTACGCCCATGAGGATTTCGCGATCACAACTACAGTCCTCAACGAGTTAATATACATCGTCCTTGCGAAGGTAACAGGCAAGAGAGGCTATACGCTGAGGAGGTACGTAAAGACAAGAGGATATCCAAGCGAGATAATAGATAAGGTTATCACTGCCCTCGAACAGCTAGAAATAGCAGTGCTACCAGATGTAACGGACCCAAGGCTAGTCCTGGAAACGGCTAGGAGTTATCGACTCCTGCCAGCAGACGCTATGATAGCCCTAACCTGTAGGCATCATAGGATAGACGTAATCGCGACATTCGACGAGGACTTCAAGAGGGTATCCTGGTTGAAAGTAGTGCCCTAG
- a CDS encoding biotin transporter BioY: MLARAAAAVSGGRLEDGLVRVEGLTLRPGRALLLSLAETAAGVGLLTASARASFTLPGVPVPFTLQTLALTLVITLLGPRAWRTVAAYIAAGLLGAPVFAMGGGPGYIASPSFGYLLGFLLAATVAGRLSRPATRRGLLRGALLVLPLVYLPGALWLAAWLATVKGLAAAEALRAALWSGVLVFIPWDILKATVAAQASHQLLKHLYKTQQ; the protein is encoded by the coding sequence ATGCTAGCCAGGGCAGCAGCGGCGGTGTCGGGAGGCCGACTCGAGGACGGCCTAGTACGCGTAGAGGGCCTCACGCTTCGGCCCGGCCGGGCCCTCCTACTATCCCTCGCAGAGACCGCGGCGGGTGTCGGGCTTCTGACTGCTTCGGCCCGCGCATCCTTCACACTGCCCGGCGTCCCCGTGCCGTTCACCCTACAGACCCTGGCACTAACACTGGTCATAACGCTCCTCGGCCCACGGGCATGGAGGACCGTAGCAGCCTACATCGCCGCGGGCCTCCTAGGGGCACCGGTATTCGCCATGGGCGGCGGCCCCGGCTACATCGCCTCACCCAGCTTCGGCTACCTCCTAGGCTTCCTCCTAGCAGCAACAGTGGCCGGCAGGCTATCGCGCCCCGCCACCCGCCGGGGCCTCCTACGAGGCGCCCTCCTAGTACTGCCACTAGTCTACCTCCCAGGAGCCCTATGGCTAGCAGCGTGGCTGGCAACCGTCAAGGGACTAGCAGCCGCGGAGGCGCTGCGGGCCGCGCTATGGAGCGGCGTACTAGTCTTCATACCCTGGGACATCCTCAAGGCTACGGTGGCGGCCCAGGCCTCACACCAGCTCCTAAAACACCTATACAAGACACAGCAATAG
- a CDS encoding ribose 1,5-bisphosphate isomerase translates to MEVPGEVRRIAEDIKTMRIRGAGRIARAAARALMIAAQEYNSGGLDEFLAYMEDVARLLVSTRPTAVSLPNAVNYVMRVLRENRFQSLEDARRAVVEAARGFIEYSEQAVKRIGEIGARLIRTGDRILTHCNSSAVESILVTAWRSGKRFHVYATETRPRFQGYITARNLAKAGIPVTLVPDSAVLQVIETKRITRVIVGADTVTANGAVINKIGTSQIALAARLHRVSFIVATETYKFSPYTVVGQPVEIEERPPEEVLENPPPGIRIRNPAFDATPPEYIDMIVTERGIIPPKSAALVLWEMFRRSPAEVHQLRVEEDSTG, encoded by the coding sequence GTGGAGGTGCCGGGGGAGGTCCGGAGGATAGCCGAGGACATCAAGACTATGCGGATACGCGGCGCTGGCCGCATAGCTAGGGCGGCGGCCCGCGCGCTAATGATAGCCGCCCAGGAGTACAACAGTGGAGGCCTCGACGAGTTCCTCGCCTACATGGAGGACGTTGCCCGGCTACTCGTCTCCACGAGGCCAACCGCCGTAAGCCTGCCCAACGCGGTCAACTACGTGATGAGGGTGCTCCGCGAGAACCGGTTCCAGAGCCTAGAGGACGCCCGTAGGGCCGTCGTGGAGGCGGCCAGGGGCTTCATAGAGTACTCCGAGCAGGCGGTGAAGAGGATAGGGGAGATAGGAGCCCGGCTCATAAGGACCGGCGACCGCATACTAACACACTGCAACAGCAGCGCAGTAGAATCCATACTGGTCACAGCCTGGCGCAGCGGCAAACGGTTCCACGTCTACGCCACCGAGACGCGGCCACGCTTCCAGGGCTACATCACGGCCCGTAACCTAGCCAAGGCGGGCATACCCGTAACCCTCGTACCAGACTCAGCAGTGCTACAAGTGATCGAGACCAAGAGGATAACCCGGGTCATAGTAGGCGCCGACACCGTCACCGCGAACGGCGCGGTGATAAACAAGATAGGCACCAGCCAGATAGCCCTCGCAGCGAGGCTCCACCGCGTATCCTTCATAGTAGCCACTGAGACCTACAAGTTCAGCCCCTACACGGTCGTCGGCCAGCCCGTAGAGATAGAGGAGAGGCCGCCCGAGGAGGTCCTCGAGAACCCGCCGCCGGGCATAAGGATACGCAACCCCGCCTTCGACGCCACGCCGCCAGAGTACATCGACATGATAGTGACGGAGAGGGGCATCATACCCCCGAAGTCGGCCGCCCTAGTCCTCTGGGAGATGTTCCGCCGCAGCCCCGCAGAGGTACACCAGCTAAGAGTAGAAGAAGACTCCACTGGGTAG
- a CDS encoding DUF6364 family protein, producing the protein MAKRKLTLSVEEGLLKEVKSLVASEGGSLSRVFEEFLEYMAPSRWLDELAKELGIGELEPVAPSEVPRLRPRGLDAARVVRELRAGRAERVTPVA; encoded by the coding sequence GTGGCTAAGAGGAAGCTTACTCTAAGCGTTGAGGAGGGCCTGCTGAAGGAGGTGAAGAGCCTAGTTGCCAGCGAGGGGGGAAGCCTAAGCAGGGTATTCGAGGAGTTCCTCGAGTACATGGCTCCGTCTAGGTGGCTCGACGAGCTAGCAAAGGAGCTGGGCATAGGAGAGCTCGAGCCGGTAGCGCCCTCGGAGGTGCCTAGGCTGAGGCCCAGAGGGCTAGACGCTGCTAGGGTGGTCAGAGAGCTGAGAGCGGGGCGTGCAGAAAGGGTGACACCAGTTGCGTAG